One Roseburia rectibacter DNA window includes the following coding sequences:
- a CDS encoding glycosyltransferase family 2 protein: protein MKLMTFAIPCYNSQDYMENCIKSLLPGGDDVEILIIDDGSKDSTGDIADAYEKKYPGIIRAIHQVNGGHGEAVNAGIRNATGLYFKVVDSDDWVDGEAYKKILDKLRELTGGNQTLDMFIANYVYEKEGVRHKKVMHYTNLPKDQIFTWNDVSRFRKGQYILMHSVIYRTKLLRECGLELPKHTFYVDNIYVYKPLPSVKTLYYMDVDFYRYFIGREDQSVNEKVMISRIDQQIKVNKIMVDEFDLWKIPNRKLRHYMFNYLEIITVISTIMLIRSGTEENLLKKRELWKYIKDHDIRLFHHLRAGIMGNAMNLPGKGGRKISVAAYRLSQKVVGFN, encoded by the coding sequence ATGAAATTAATGACATTTGCGATTCCATGTTATAACTCACAGGATTATATGGAAAACTGTATCAAATCACTGCTTCCGGGAGGTGATGATGTTGAGATACTGATCATTGATGATGGATCAAAAGACAGTACCGGAGACATTGCAGACGCTTATGAGAAAAAATATCCGGGGATCATCCGGGCGATTCATCAGGTAAATGGAGGACATGGGGAAGCAGTTAATGCAGGCATCCGCAATGCGACAGGACTTTATTTTAAAGTGGTAGACAGCGATGACTGGGTAGATGGGGAGGCTTATAAGAAGATTTTAGATAAACTTCGTGAGCTGACCGGCGGCAATCAGACGCTTGATATGTTTATTGCCAATTATGTCTATGAAAAAGAAGGTGTACGCCATAAAAAGGTAATGCATTACACAAACCTGCCGAAAGACCAGATTTTTACATGGAATGATGTGTCACGCTTCCGAAAAGGCCAGTATATCCTGATGCATTCTGTGATTTACCGTACAAAACTGTTGCGGGAATGTGGATTGGAACTGCCGAAACATACTTTTTATGTGGATAATATTTATGTGTACAAACCATTGCCGAGCGTAAAGACGCTGTATTATATGGATGTCGATTTTTACCGTTACTTTATCGGAAGGGAAGATCAGTCAGTCAATGAGAAGGTGATGATCAGCCGTATCGATCAGCAGATCAAGGTAAATAAGATCATGGTGGATGAGTTTGATCTCTGGAAGATTCCAAACCGCAAACTGCGCCATTATATGTTTAATTATTTAGAGATTATTACAGTTATTTCTACGATCATGCTGATCCGCTCCGGCACCGAGGAAAACCTTCTGAAAAAACGTGAACTATGGAAGTATATCAAAGACCACGATATCCGTTTATTCCATCATTTACGTGCAGGAATCATGGGGAATGCAATGAATCTGCCGGGCAAGGGAGGCAGAAAGATCTCGGTTGCTGCATATCGTTTGTCGCAGAAAGTAGTTGGATTTAATTAA
- the glf gene encoding UDP-galactopyranose mutase codes for MYDCIVIGAGIAGAVSARKLAEEAGKKVLVLERRSHIGGNCYDEPDAHGILIHNYGPHIFHTGIEEVYQYLSRFTDWYAFGHEVVAKVGDRLIPVPFNLNTLHMVYDKEKADALEQKLIAAYGEGSRVPIMKLRENDDPDIREIAQFVYENVFLKYTMKQWGQKPEDISPEVTGRVPVLVSYDNRYFQDKYQGVPKEGFTPMFERMLDHENITVETGVDCKERLHFEEDQIYFDGRPFDGDVIYTGALDELFDCQFGRLPYRSLRFDFEHYNEESYQGHSVVNYTVSEDFTRITEFKYLTGQKDTDGTTIVKEYPFAYTGAEGEIPYYAILEPKNQELYEKYHALAGRLPHFYLLGRLAEYKYYNIDAMTKKAMELADAIMAENTKN; via the coding sequence ATGTACGATTGTATCGTGATCGGCGCAGGAATTGCAGGTGCTGTCAGTGCGAGAAAACTTGCGGAAGAAGCCGGAAAGAAAGTGCTGGTTTTGGAGAGACGCAGTCATATCGGAGGCAACTGTTATGATGAGCCGGATGCACATGGAATATTAATACATAATTACGGACCACATATTTTTCATACAGGAATCGAGGAAGTGTATCAGTATCTGTCAAGATTTACGGACTGGTATGCATTTGGGCATGAGGTGGTAGCAAAGGTTGGAGATCGTCTGATCCCGGTTCCATTTAATTTAAATACACTTCATATGGTATATGATAAGGAAAAAGCGGATGCCTTAGAGCAGAAACTGATCGCTGCATACGGTGAGGGAAGCCGTGTACCGATCATGAAATTACGTGAAAATGATGATCCTGATATTCGTGAGATCGCACAGTTTGTATATGAAAATGTATTTTTAAAATATACAATGAAGCAGTGGGGACAAAAACCGGAGGATATCAGTCCGGAAGTAACAGGACGAGTTCCGGTGCTGGTTTCCTATGATAACCGTTATTTCCAGGATAAATATCAGGGAGTACCCAAAGAAGGATTTACACCGATGTTTGAGCGTATGTTAGATCATGAGAATATCACGGTTGAGACAGGTGTTGACTGCAAAGAACGGCTACATTTTGAGGAAGATCAGATTTATTTTGATGGAAGACCGTTTGATGGGGATGTTATTTATACAGGTGCACTGGATGAATTGTTTGACTGTCAGTTTGGAAGACTTCCGTACCGTTCCTTAAGATTCGATTTTGAACATTATAATGAAGAATCTTATCAGGGACACAGTGTGGTCAACTATACGGTCAGCGAAGATTTTACGAGAATTACAGAGTTTAAATATCTGACCGGACAAAAAGACACGGATGGAACCACGATCGTGAAGGAGTATCCGTTTGCTTATACAGGAGCGGAAGGAGAAATTCCTTACTATGCGATCTTAGAACCGAAAAACCAGGAACTGTATGAAAAATATCATGCACTTGCAGGCAGACTGCCACATTTTTATCTGCTTGGACGACTGGCAGAATACAAATATTATAATATTGATGCGATGACGAAAAAAGCGATGGAACTTGCCGATGCGATCATGGCAGAAAATACAAAAAACTGA
- a CDS encoding A/G-specific adenine glycosylase, with protein sequence MLKDYDLKQLVSPLLKWFLSHARILPWREEPTPYRVWVSEIMLQQTRVEAVKSYFERFTKALPDAGALSVCPEDELLKLWEGLGYYNRVRNMQKAAVEVVENYGGQLPADYEKLLKLKGIGHYTAGAVASIAYGIPVPAVDGNVLRVLTRVSADDTDIMKQSFRSEMEALLEELMHGTGDRNEKNIFPWMEDAVDLRAQVYHGNLAGAFNQALMELGATVCVPNGAPLCEECPWEKLCEAKKQGLIEQIPVKSKAKPRKIEKKTVLILRDDQKVAIRKRPGKGLLAGLYELPNVEGNLGQEEVLSLVKEMGYAPIRIQPLGDAKHIFSHIEWHMTGYAVRVEEPEMQPQVQSEKIGTDGLLFVDAEDAKEKYAIPSAFAAYAKYMNILLGNEKNR encoded by the coding sequence ATGTTAAAAGATTACGACTTAAAGCAACTGGTATCCCCATTATTAAAGTGGTTTTTAAGCCATGCCCGCATACTGCCGTGGCGTGAAGAACCGACGCCATACAGGGTGTGGGTTTCAGAGATCATGCTCCAGCAGACAAGAGTGGAGGCAGTAAAATCATATTTTGAACGTTTTACGAAGGCATTGCCGGATGCAGGTGCACTTTCTGTCTGCCCGGAGGATGAACTTTTAAAACTTTGGGAGGGATTAGGGTATTATAACCGTGTCCGGAATATGCAGAAAGCTGCTGTGGAAGTCGTGGAAAACTATGGTGGACAACTTCCGGCAGATTATGAAAAACTGTTGAAACTGAAAGGAATCGGTCATTATACAGCAGGTGCGGTTGCGTCTATTGCATATGGAATCCCGGTTCCGGCAGTCGATGGGAATGTGCTTCGTGTTTTAACACGCGTTTCGGCAGATGATACGGATATTATGAAACAGTCTTTCCGGAGTGAGATGGAAGCATTGTTGGAAGAACTGATGCATGGGACTGGTGACAGAAATGAGAAAAATATATTCCCATGGATGGAGGATGCAGTGGATCTGAGGGCACAGGTATATCATGGAAACCTTGCCGGTGCGTTTAATCAGGCGCTTATGGAACTTGGAGCGACAGTCTGTGTGCCAAACGGTGCGCCGTTATGTGAAGAATGTCCGTGGGAAAAACTGTGTGAGGCAAAAAAACAGGGACTGATAGAACAGATACCGGTTAAAAGCAAGGCGAAACCGCGTAAGATCGAGAAAAAAACGGTTCTGATCTTAAGGGATGATCAAAAGGTTGCAATCAGGAAAAGACCGGGAAAGGGACTTTTGGCAGGACTGTATGAACTTCCAAATGTTGAGGGAAATCTGGGGCAGGAGGAAGTACTTTCTCTGGTAAAAGAGATGGGATATGCACCGATCCGTATTCAGCCGTTGGGGGATGCAAAACATATTTTTTCCCATATAGAATGGCATATGACAGGATATGCGGTCCGTGTGGAGGAACCGGAAATGCAGCCACAGGTGCAGAGCGAAAAAATTGGTACAGACGGATTATTATTTGTGGATGCAGAAGATGCGAAAGAAAAATACGCCATACCATCTGCATTTGCTGCTTATGCAAAGTATATGAATATTTTGCTTGGAAATGAAAAGAACAGATAA
- a CDS encoding pyridoxal phosphate-dependent aminotransferase: protein MGTSKSYLSKVVKEMPDSGIKDFFDIANTMEGALSLGVGEPDFPTPEHVREAAIASIKRGETKYTDNRGTVELRAAAAEYLEKFGLHYDREDEILITMGASEGIDLALRALVDPGDEVLVVEPCYVSYIPCVELCGGVPVSIPLKAENKFRLTKEELEEKITDKTKVLLISFPNNPTGAIMEKEDLEAIREVVIAHDIFVITDEIYAELTYGKKHASIAALPDMYERCVVLNGFSKAFAMTGWRMGIAAGPAEVIFHMNKIHQFTTMSAGTTSQVAALEALTSPVRDEEIEVMRKEYDERRKIMVDGFQNMGLDVTEPEGAFYVFPSVKKTGLTSMEFCNRLLQEQKVAVIPGDAFGNCAKGYIRCSYAYSKDIIRQCLDKIAVFVSRFDLK, encoded by the coding sequence ATGGGCACAAGCAAATCATACTTATCTAAGGTAGTAAAGGAGATGCCGGATTCAGGGATCAAGGACTTTTTTGATATTGCAAATACGATGGAGGGAGCATTGTCACTTGGTGTCGGCGAGCCGGATTTTCCGACACCGGAACATGTCAGGGAGGCAGCGATCGCTTCTATAAAAAGGGGAGAGACAAAATATACGGACAACCGTGGCACCGTAGAGCTTCGTGCGGCAGCTGCAGAATATCTGGAAAAGTTCGGACTTCATTACGACAGGGAAGATGAGATATTGATCACAATGGGGGCAAGCGAAGGAATAGACCTGGCACTTCGTGCACTGGTAGATCCGGGGGATGAAGTACTGGTTGTGGAGCCTTGTTATGTTTCCTACATTCCGTGTGTAGAATTATGTGGAGGTGTTCCGGTTTCAATTCCATTAAAAGCAGAAAATAAATTCCGTCTGACAAAAGAAGAACTGGAAGAAAAGATCACAGATAAAACAAAGGTTCTGCTGATCTCATTTCCGAACAATCCTACCGGAGCGATCATGGAAAAAGAAGATTTAGAGGCGATCCGTGAGGTTGTGATCGCACATGATATTTTTGTGATCACTGACGAAATTTATGCAGAGCTGACTTACGGCAAAAAGCATGCGTCGATTGCTGCACTGCCGGATATGTATGAACGCTGTGTGGTATTAAATGGTTTTTCAAAGGCATTTGCAATGACAGGATGGCGCATGGGTATCGCAGCAGGTCCGGCGGAAGTCATTTTCCATATGAATAAGATCCATCAGTTTACAACCATGTCTGCAGGAACGACTTCACAGGTGGCAGCCCTTGAAGCACTGACAAGTCCGGTTCGTGACGAAGAGATTGAAGTCATGCGGAAGGAATATGATGAGAGGCGAAAGATCATGGTGGACGGATTTCAGAACATGGGACTTGATGTGACAGAGCCGGAAGGTGCATTTTATGTATTTCCATCGGTGAAAAAGACAGGACTTACCAGTATGGAATTTTGTAACCGTCTGTTACAGGAGCAGAAAGTAGCAGTCATTCCGGGGGATGCATTTGGAAATTGTGCAAAGGGTTATATCCGCTGTTCTTATGCTTATTCCAAAGACATTATCCGGCAGTGTTTGGATAAGATCGCAGTATTTGTCAGCCGGTTTGACTTAAAGTAA
- a CDS encoding enoyl-CoA hydratase-related protein has protein sequence MSDFNNLKLEVAEEIAVLTISRPAALNALNSETLDELNTALTEIESRDDIKVVILTGGPDKKGNEFKSFVAGADISEMVNFTAAEARAFGMRASVPFFKLMNMRQVTIAAVNGFALGGGCEISMACDIRIASDNATFAQPETGLGIIPGFGGTQRLARLVGMGRAKEMIFTCDSVDAAEAYRIGLVNKVVAPEELMNTAKAMAKKIISKGSYAVSVAKAAINNGYDMDIKNAVEMEANLFGVTCSTHDKKEGMTAFLERRAADLTDF, from the coding sequence ATGAGCGATTTTAACAATTTAAAACTGGAAGTTGCTGAGGAGATTGCAGTTCTTACAATTTCAAGACCAGCAGCATTAAACGCATTAAACAGCGAGACTTTAGACGAGTTAAACACAGCCTTAACTGAGATCGAGTCAAGAGACGACATCAAAGTTGTAATCTTAACAGGTGGTCCTGACAAGAAAGGCAACGAATTCAAATCTTTCGTAGCAGGCGCTGATATTTCTGAGATGGTAAACTTTACCGCAGCAGAGGCAAGAGCTTTCGGTATGAGAGCTTCCGTACCATTCTTCAAATTAATGAACATGCGTCAGGTAACGATCGCAGCTGTAAATGGTTTTGCACTTGGCGGTGGATGTGAGATTTCCATGGCATGTGATATCCGTATCGCATCTGACAACGCTACTTTCGCACAGCCAGAAACAGGTCTTGGAATCATTCCTGGATTCGGCGGTACACAGAGACTTGCCCGTTTAGTAGGCATGGGACGCGCAAAAGAGATGATCTTTACCTGTGATTCCGTTGATGCAGCAGAAGCTTACCGCATCGGTCTTGTAAACAAAGTAGTTGCTCCGGAAGAGTTAATGAACACAGCAAAAGCTATGGCAAAGAAAATCATCTCCAAAGGAAGCTATGCTGTTTCCGTTGCAAAAGCAGCTATCAACAACGGTTATGATATGGACATCAAGAACGCTGTTGAGATGGAAGCAAACTTATTCGGCGTAACCTGCTCTACCCACGACAAAAAAGAAGGCATGACTGCTTTCTTAGAGAGAAGAGCCGCTGATTTAACAGATTTCTAG
- a CDS encoding response regulator transcription factor, which translates to MLKVLLVDDEPFILEGLKHLIDWEQEGFEIAGTAANGLEALEFLQKKKADLIIADIKMPQMTGLELLEKIRKESISDACFVVLSGYAEFGFAQQAMQHGCTDYILKPVDREILLKMLNKVMALSSQEKSDIEKNKKMKQAYLARHIISLVQGKFDQLNLEYVREHMECTKGVRYVEIQMEEIFDEEKTSDQEMRVAQRKLYHLCMEYLKEDADLCVFDVSVNEKIYDVCFLYFDRVAKKAGMSEQDYLEHFREYLENNMNQPVIMLVGKKVQDISNIARSYGNTCMLRSFQGFRSKKQIYYYEEEVQVSPDGIVLCKESLDGLLKMIEQNNHVGIRSAVEFFYEEMGKRGICGETMTLNINYLLFQLIHLACEQDDDVNQEKILRLISESSFETGVKRGSKAHLTRFACEYADYLSQLRKNVSRGVLSMVEKEVKENFASNITLKSLSEKYYVNSAYLGQLFRKKYGQSFKDYLNNYRMEQAADYLLHTDKKIAQIAEDVGYRDLDYFVNRFIQVKGCTPAKFRKNMLQN; encoded by the coding sequence ATGTTAAAGGTTTTACTGGTTGATGATGAGCCCTTCATTTTAGAGGGACTGAAGCATCTGATTGATTGGGAACAGGAAGGATTTGAGATTGCAGGGACGGCTGCAAATGGACTTGAGGCATTGGAGTTTTTACAGAAGAAAAAAGCAGATCTGATCATTGCAGATATCAAGATGCCGCAGATGACGGGATTAGAACTTTTAGAGAAAATCCGTAAAGAATCAATTTCTGATGCATGTTTTGTGGTTTTAAGCGGATATGCGGAATTTGGATTTGCACAGCAGGCAATGCAGCATGGGTGCACAGATTATATTTTAAAACCGGTAGACAGAGAGATCCTGTTAAAGATGTTAAACAAGGTGATGGCTTTAAGCAGTCAGGAGAAGTCGGACATTGAAAAGAATAAAAAAATGAAACAGGCATATCTGGCAAGACATATTATTTCACTTGTCCAGGGAAAATTTGACCAGCTTAATCTTGAATATGTCCGTGAGCATATGGAATGTACGAAAGGCGTACGTTATGTGGAAATCCAGATGGAAGAGATTTTTGATGAAGAAAAAACGTCCGATCAGGAAATGAGGGTGGCACAGAGAAAACTTTACCATCTGTGTATGGAATATTTAAAGGAAGATGCCGATTTATGCGTGTTTGATGTATCGGTAAATGAAAAAATCTATGATGTTTGTTTTTTATATTTTGACCGTGTTGCAAAGAAAGCAGGGATGTCAGAACAGGATTATTTAGAACATTTCCGTGAGTATCTGGAAAATAATATGAATCAGCCGGTCATTATGTTAGTCGGGAAAAAAGTACAGGACATCAGTAATATAGCAAGGTCATATGGCAATACCTGTATGCTTCGTTCTTTTCAGGGATTCCGGAGTAAAAAACAGATTTACTATTATGAAGAGGAAGTTCAGGTATCGCCGGATGGTATTGTTTTATGTAAGGAAAGTTTAGATGGGCTGTTAAAAATGATCGAGCAGAACAATCATGTCGGAATCCGCAGTGCGGTGGAATTTTTCTATGAAGAAATGGGAAAAAGGGGAATCTGCGGTGAGACAATGACGTTGAATATCAATTATCTTCTGTTCCAGCTGATCCATCTTGCCTGTGAGCAGGATGATGATGTGAATCAGGAAAAAATCTTAAGGCTGATCAGTGAAAGCAGCTTTGAGACCGGGGTAAAGAGAGGAAGTAAGGCACACCTGACACGTTTTGCCTGTGAATATGCAGACTATCTTTCACAGCTTCGGAAAAATGTTTCCAGAGGTGTCTTAAGTATGGTAGAAAAAGAAGTGAAAGAAAATTTTGCATCAAATATCACGTTAAAAAGTCTGAGTGAAAAATATTATGTCAACAGTGCATATTTAGGACAGCTGTTTCGAAAAAAATACGGACAGTCGTTTAAAGATTATCTGAATAATTACCGGATGGAACAGGCAGCAGACTATTTGCTTCATACAGATAAGAAGATCGCACAGATCGCAGAAGATGTGGGCTATCGTGACCTTGATTATTTTGTAAACCGTTTTATACAGGTAAAAGGCTGTACACCGGCAAAATTCCGGAAGAACATGTTACAAAATTAA
- a CDS encoding sensor histidine kinase: protein MEKLLNRIDHYMNNLTIKKKFYIFYILCVLIPLIITDSVVIFMVGKFDRERKVHEMANIANAVEYSISSMAGNVREIANSIYTNKDFNNFLSKKYSDSAEYVSAYQQFFGNTLLENALGMNNMVFTLYTDNDTIVNGGRVNSLKKIKGTQGYQLLKDSGKSKGIFFVYDDSSSKMTKERRIIYLQKMDFYDAGTEKYLKIEFDYNSMIRILRNMNYDNEVLVCEGDRIVLSNGNYGSYGNEFQSIEGNTKDAYKHSFNFYGTELQIYVKKAENGFWNGIKNEMPILLLLVMINALFPFCFVQIFNRSFTKRITELSRVFKSVDSDHLIPMYYEGGKDEISSMIRNYNRMVDRTNELIQTVYKNKIREQEMLVGQKNAELLALHSQINPHFLFNVLESIRMHSILKNENETADMVAKLAIMQRQYVEWGNDSVSITDEIEFVKAYLALQKYRFGDRLNYSIDVEEGCDTYRIPKLTIVTFVENACVHGIEGKASPGWIFVRINRQDEKLYIEIEDTGTGMEEEKILVLEKKMNSANIEMLKSNGRVGILNACVRLKLVTENQVEFQLDGEEGVGTTVLIQIPLQYV, encoded by the coding sequence ATGGAAAAATTATTGAATCGGATAGATCATTATATGAATAATCTTACGATCAAAAAGAAATTTTATATATTTTATATTTTATGTGTTCTGATTCCATTGATCATTACGGATAGTGTAGTCATTTTTATGGTCGGTAAATTTGACAGGGAACGCAAAGTGCATGAGATGGCAAATATCGCAAATGCGGTAGAATACAGTATCAGCAGTATGGCTGGAAATGTACGGGAGATCGCAAACAGTATCTATACAAATAAGGACTTTAATAATTTTCTGTCGAAAAAATATTCGGATTCTGCGGAATATGTTTCGGCTTATCAGCAGTTTTTTGGTAATACATTGTTAGAAAATGCATTAGGAATGAACAATATGGTTTTTACATTGTATACGGACAATGATACCATTGTAAATGGCGGACGTGTAAACAGCCTGAAAAAAATAAAAGGGACACAGGGGTACCAGCTCTTAAAGGATAGTGGAAAAAGCAAGGGAATCTTTTTTGTCTATGATGACAGCAGCTCGAAGATGACAAAAGAAAGAAGGATCATCTATCTGCAGAAGATGGATTTTTATGATGCTGGTACGGAAAAATATCTGAAAATTGAATTTGATTATAATAGTATGATACGAATACTCAGAAACATGAATTATGATAATGAGGTTTTGGTATGTGAGGGTGACCGGATTGTTCTTTCTAATGGCAATTATGGAAGTTATGGAAATGAATTTCAGAGTATAGAGGGAAATACGAAAGATGCATATAAACATTCATTCAATTTTTATGGGACAGAGTTGCAGATTTATGTAAAAAAAGCAGAGAATGGATTTTGGAACGGCATTAAAAATGAAATGCCAATATTGCTGCTTCTTGTTATGATAAATGCTCTTTTTCCATTTTGTTTTGTACAGATTTTTAACCGGTCATTTACGAAGAGGATCACAGAACTCAGCAGGGTATTTAAGTCCGTGGACAGTGATCATCTGATCCCGATGTATTATGAGGGTGGAAAAGATGAGATCAGCAGCATGATACGGAATTATAACCGCATGGTAGACAGGACGAATGAACTGATCCAGACAGTATATAAAAATAAGATCCGGGAACAGGAAATGTTAGTAGGACAGAAAAATGCAGAGCTTTTAGCCCTGCACAGCCAGATCAATCCACATTTTCTGTTTAATGTTCTTGAGAGTATCCGAATGCACAGTATTCTGAAAAATGAAAATGAGACAGCAGATATGGTGGCAAAACTTGCCATCATGCAGAGACAGTATGTGGAATGGGGAAATGATTCCGTAAGCATTACAGATGAAATCGAATTTGTAAAAGCATATCTGGCTCTTCAGAAATACCGGTTTGGGGACAGATTAAATTACAGCATTGATGTGGAGGAAGGGTGTGATACATACAGGATTCCTAAATTAACGATTGTAACATTTGTTGAAAATGCCTGTGTACATGGGATTGAGGGTAAAGCATCGCCGGGATGGATATTTGTGAGAATAAACAGACAGGATGAAAAACTTTACATTGAAATTGAGGATACGGGAACCGGAATGGAAGAGGAGAAAATTTTAGTACTGGAGAAGAAAATGAATAGTGCCAATATTGAAATGTTAAAGAGCAATGGAAGAGTTGGAATCTTAAATGCCTGTGTCCGTCTTAAACTGGTTACAGAAAATCAGGTAGAGTTTCAATTAGACGGAGAAGAAGGTGTGGGAACTACGGTTCTGATACAGATACCATTGCAGTATGTATAG
- a CDS encoding glycoside hydrolase family 43 protein, with amino-acid sequence MVTVKNPILCGFYPDPSICRAGEDYYIVNSSFVYGPGVPVFHSRDLAHWEQIGNILDRKEQLPVKGSEISEGIYAPTIRYYNGTFYMITTNVSYGGNFIVTAKNPAGPWSDPYYLGEEAPGIDPSLFFDDDGKCYYCGTRPNPEGVRYNGDWEIWVQELDLNTMKLVGESMAIWKGAVKDVIWPEGPHLYKIDGYYYLMHAEGGTGPEHSISIARSKKLFQWFEGCPRNPVFTHRNLGMDYPVVYAGHGDLVDDGHGNWYVVMLASRPCERHSSMGRETFLAKVTWENGWPVIAEGVGHLEEELEIPMEECRLTEEVGASDYIQFWDAKLDKRLVSIESLNGETYSLTERAGMLRLYNRKERIADKNNCAYFGIRQKSYQFYAETGVEFEPVQEKETAGMVLYQNHANHLRMEIMRRDGRKCFAVTSCIQGEEKIISVTPMDGNEKITRIRILCDRQKACVWIQTGEEWILCAKDISLLPYTTEEAGGFVGCTIGMYASANGVESQNHADFGWFLQKAL; translated from the coding sequence ATGGTAACAGTAAAAAACCCGATTTTATGTGGATTTTATCCTGATCCTTCTATATGCAGGGCGGGGGAGGATTATTATATTGTAAATTCAAGTTTTGTTTATGGACCGGGAGTTCCGGTTTTTCATAGCAGGGATCTTGCACACTGGGAACAGATCGGTAATATTTTAGACAGAAAAGAGCAGCTTCCAGTAAAAGGAAGTGAAATTTCAGAAGGAATTTATGCACCAACGATAAGGTATTATAATGGAACATTTTATATGATAACAACGAATGTCAGCTATGGGGGCAATTTTATTGTGACTGCCAAAAACCCGGCAGGCCCGTGGTCAGATCCATATTATCTTGGAGAGGAAGCACCGGGTATCGATCCGAGTCTGTTCTTTGATGATGATGGAAAATGTTATTACTGCGGAACAAGACCGAACCCGGAAGGTGTCCGGTATAATGGGGACTGGGAAATCTGGGTGCAGGAGCTTGATCTTAACACCATGAAACTTGTAGGCGAAAGCATGGCGATCTGGAAAGGTGCGGTAAAGGATGTGATCTGGCCGGAGGGACCACACCTTTATAAAATAGACGGATATTATTATCTGATGCATGCAGAAGGAGGGACAGGTCCGGAACACAGTATCAGTATTGCAAGAAGTAAGAAGCTGTTCCAATGGTTTGAGGGATGTCCGAGAAACCCGGTTTTTACACACCGTAATCTTGGAATGGATTATCCGGTTGTTTATGCAGGTCATGGCGATCTGGTGGATGATGGTCATGGAAACTGGTATGTTGTCATGCTTGCATCAAGGCCATGTGAAAGACACAGCAGCATGGGAAGAGAGACATTCCTTGCAAAAGTGACATGGGAAAACGGATGGCCGGTCATTGCAGAGGGAGTCGGACATCTTGAGGAAGAACTTGAAATTCCAATGGAAGAATGCAGGCTGACAGAGGAGGTTGGTGCTTCTGATTATATCCAGTTCTGGGATGCAAAGTTAGACAAGCGGCTGGTAAGTATTGAGAGTTTAAATGGGGAGACTTATTCCCTGACAGAGCGTGCTGGCATGTTGAGACTCTATAACAGAAAGGAACGTATTGCAGATAAGAACAATTGTGCTTATTTTGGAATACGGCAGAAAAGTTATCAGTTCTATGCCGAGACCGGGGTAGAGTTTGAGCCGGTGCAGGAGAAAGAAACTGCAGGTATGGTATTGTATCAGAATCATGCAAACCATCTTCGTATGGAGATCATGAGGAGAGATGGAAGAAAATGTTTTGCAGTGACATCCTGTATACAGGGAGAGGAAAAGATCATTTCTGTGACACCGATGGATGGTAATGAAAAGATAACCAGAATCCGTATTTTGTGTGACAGGCAGAAAGCATGTGTATGGATTCAGACAGGAGAAGAATGGATTTTGTGTGCGAAAGATATCAGCCTTCTTCCGTATACAACAGAGGAAGCCGGAGGGTTTGTAGGCTGTACGATCGGTATGTATGCATCTGCAAACGGAGTGGAAAGTCAGAATCATGCAGATTTTGGCTGGTTTCTTCAGAAAGCACTATAA